The Longimicrobium terrae genome includes a region encoding these proteins:
- a CDS encoding acyl-CoA thioesterase: protein MTVSNPEHDAPQGKTPRESASTLSESMMPDQLNHHGNVFGGEILALVDKCGGVVARRHARGPVVTVAVDRVEFREPIYATDYVEAHGRLISVGRSSMEVMVTVEAEQVETGHRRRTNVCYLTYVALDKLNGRPCAVPPLILETDDDRRLHAASLRRRERRLADEAEAQEDE, encoded by the coding sequence ATGACCGTGAGCAATCCCGAGCACGACGCCCCCCAGGGCAAGACGCCGCGCGAATCCGCGTCGACGCTGTCCGAAAGCATGATGCCCGACCAGCTGAACCACCACGGCAACGTGTTCGGCGGCGAGATCCTGGCGCTGGTGGACAAGTGCGGCGGGGTGGTCGCCCGCCGCCACGCCCGCGGTCCCGTGGTGACCGTGGCGGTGGACCGGGTGGAGTTCCGCGAACCCATTTACGCCACCGACTACGTGGAAGCGCACGGCCGCCTCATCTCCGTCGGCCGCTCGTCCATGGAGGTGATGGTGACCGTGGAGGCGGAGCAGGTGGAAACCGGACACCGCCGTCGCACCAACGTCTGCTACCTGACGTACGTGGCGCTCGACAAGCTGAACGGCCGTCCCTGCGCCGTCCCGCCGCTGATCCTGGAAACGGACGACGACCGCCGCCTGCACGCCGCCTCGCTGCGCCGCCGCGAACGCCGGCTGGCCGACGAAGCCGAGGCGCAGGAGGACGAATGA
- a CDS encoding HD domain-containing protein, which yields MISGPARPDDNSADALVAMSDAERSARLERQMAFLLEIDRLKGVLRQTRVLAGERRENSAEHSWHLALCAMALAEHAPPGTDPVRAVAMTLIHDIVEIDAGDAFAYDTAANVGKEDREKAAAARIFGMLPEEQAAELIGVWEEFEAGDTPTARFAVAMDRLQPVMLNFASEGGSWKQHAVTYEQVMIRMAPIERGAPAVWPWLLRLLDEAIGRGYLPPRSTV from the coding sequence ATGATCAGCGGTCCCGCGAGGCCTGACGACAACTCCGCCGACGCGCTCGTCGCGATGAGCGACGCGGAGCGGAGTGCCCGCCTGGAGCGGCAGATGGCGTTTCTGCTGGAAATCGACCGGCTGAAGGGCGTGCTGCGGCAGACACGCGTGCTGGCGGGCGAGCGGCGGGAAAACAGCGCGGAGCACTCGTGGCACCTGGCCCTCTGCGCCATGGCGCTGGCCGAGCACGCGCCGCCGGGCACCGACCCCGTGCGCGCCGTGGCGATGACGCTCATCCACGACATCGTGGAGATCGACGCGGGCGACGCCTTTGCCTACGACACCGCCGCCAACGTGGGCAAGGAAGATCGCGAGAAGGCAGCCGCCGCGCGCATCTTCGGCATGCTCCCGGAGGAACAGGCGGCGGAACTGATCGGGGTCTGGGAGGAGTTCGAGGCGGGCGACACGCCCACCGCTCGCTTCGCCGTGGCCATGGACCGCCTGCAGCCGGTGATGCTCAACTTTGCCAGCGAGGGCGGAAGCTGGAAGCAGCACGCCGTGACGTACGAGCAGGTGATGATCCGCATGGCGCCCATCGAGCGGGGCGCGCCCGCCGTGTGGCCCTGGTTGCTGCGCCTGCTCGACGAGGCAATCGGGCGGGGATACCTGCCGCCCCGGTCCACGGTGTAA